ACGGACAATCAAATACTGGAGTAGAAAATGTATATACTGACTTAGAATGAAATTTTTCATTTGGCATTCATATTAAATAAAATCACTGCATCCAATCTAGGAAAATCCTAAGTAAAAAAAGAACAAGCATATTGACATTCTTAAATTAAATTCGATAATCGTTACTCTATGAAAATTGATGGGAAAAAAGCACTCAAAGTATTAGAAGAAGCTAGAGAAGCAAAAAATGAACTTTTGTATGAGAAAGCCCTTACTTTGTATACCGAATATCTAAATATGGTGGATCCTTCCTTTACGCATGGAGTTTGGAATTCTATGGCGGAAATTTTATTTGCACAAAACAAATGGAATGATGCGTTGACTCATTGTAACAAAGCACTCGAAATCATGAAAGATTTTGTCCCTGCTTTAGAACTTAGGATCAAAATCCAATCAGCTCTTGGCAACCTAAATCAAACATACGAAGATCAAACTAAGATTAAAGAATTGGAAGCGATTGAAAAATCAAAATGGGACGACCCTAACCACTATTACCATTACAAATGAATTCCCAATCACACCCCATCCATAGGATTAATTTCCATTACAATGGATAGTTTGATTCGAAGGCGAATGAAGATTGGCGGTAACCACTTTTGACATATAATTTTTATAGAATTATTTTAGAATCCACTTTGAGTACTTTTAAAATTGATAATATTCCATGTTCTCAACCAATTGGTGTGTTATATGAACTATCTCCTCCGAAGCTGCCGATAATTCTTCTGCAGAAGCTGCATTTGCCTGTCTGAGTT
The sequence above is a segment of the Leptospira sp. WS39.C2 genome. Coding sequences within it:
- a CDS encoding tetratricopeptide repeat protein, whose amino-acid sequence is MKIDGKKALKVLEEAREAKNELLYEKALTLYTEYLNMVDPSFTHGVWNSMAEILFAQNKWNDALTHCNKALEIMKDFVPALELRIKIQSALGNLNQTYEDQTKIKELEAIEKSKWDDPNHYYHYK